In Thermodesulfobacteriota bacterium, the sequence ATGCTCCACCTGGTAGTTTAGCCCTCCAAGGTACCATGTAAGTAGTTTATTATTTCTTGCAAAATCCACCGTTGTGCTGATCTGATGAACAATCCAAGTTCTGTCCATTATACCGGCTTGTTCATCATGCATTGGAAACTCTGCTTCTTCAACACAGTGTGCAAGCTGAAATACAACTGACATAATCACACCTTGTATCATTGCTATAAAAATATAAAATGCAATCACATAAACAATCGGATAATACAAGGACGGAATAATAAAAGCGATTGTGAAAAAGAAGATCTTTCCTCCAAAAAATATTAGAGCATCAAGCCCTTTGGGACGTTTTATTTTGTGACCGTTTTCCTCTCCTTTGAAGTAAACCACAAAATCATCTATTAGCTGCCATTTAATCGCTAAAAATCCATAGAGGAACCAAATATAAATGTGCTGGAATCTATGGAAAAAGTGTTTCTTATGATGCGGGGTGAAACGAGCAAATATGCCTACTTCAACATCGCTGTCATGCCCTACAATGTTTGGGTAGGAATGATGGTAGTAATTATGCTTGCTGCGCCAAAAATATGAGCTTCCGCCAATTAAATCTAGCCAGTGACCCATAAGTTTATTTACAACTTTATATTTTGAGTAAGCGCCATGAATGGCATCGTGCATTACATTAAAAGCCTGTGCATTAAGTGCAAAACCAAGCGAGAGCGAAGCAAGAATGATACCCCAGAGAGGGAGCCCGGCGAAAACTATCAAACAATAGGAAACAACAACCCAGGATACAGATAAAAAGGACTTTAGGTACATGCTAAAGCAGTCCTTCTTATTCTTTGATGTATTCTCAAAATATGCATTTACTCTATTTGTAAGCTCTCTTTCAAACTCACTGTTACGAGCGAAACGTATTTTAGAATTAGACTTTGGCTCTTTATTCGAAACTGAGACTTCAGAATTAGCATTCGGCATTATTGTGTATTCAGATTACATAAAGCACGGCGCGAGAAACATTTAGTGTTTCCTAACAATAATAATCATTACTGTTTAATTTAAACTCTATTATCTGTTAGGCTGGAAGTGCGGTTAGTAAAACGAGCTTTGCTTATGTCTTATCCCCTTTTGTATTTAAAACTGATCAGAGTATATCACTTCAATATACAAGTACAATCCTAGCTTTGCTTTGAGAATCGAATGCGCTTGCTAATCAACACTGATCCTTATTCGATAGCTCTAATTTGAATGGCATCAATTCCGGCTCCAGCAATTATATCAGAGAGCACTACCACTCTATCTCCTGGGAGAAATCCCTCTCGCATCCTAAGAATCGTGATTGCATTCTGGATGGTCTTTTCCGGATCTTTGCTAAACTCAATGCGGTGAGCTATCACGCTTCTGTTTAAAAACAGCTGACGTCTTGTTCTGTTATCGTTGGTAAAAGCGTATATATATGTTTTAG encodes:
- a CDS encoding acyl-CoA desaturase — its product is MPNANSEVSVSNKEPKSNSKIRFARNSEFERELTNRVNAYFENTSKNKKDCFSMYLKSFLSVSWVVVSYCLIVFAGLPLWGIILASLSLGFALNAQAFNVMHDAIHGAYSKYKVVNKLMGHWLDLIGGSSYFWRSKHNYYHHSYPNIVGHDSDVEVGIFARFTPHHKKHFFHRFQHIYIWFLYGFLAIKWQLIDDFVVYFKGEENGHKIKRPKGLDALIFFGGKIFFFTIAFIIPSLYYPIVYVIAFYIFIAMIQGVIMSVVFQLAHCVEEAEFPMHDEQAGIMDRTWIVHQISTTVDFARNNKLLTWYLGGLNYQVEHHLFPQICHINYPDMSVIVEQTCQEYGIPYSAHGGFIDGLKSHYNWLRELAQAP